The Bacillus xiapuensis genome window below encodes:
- a CDS encoding S8 family serine peptidase, translating into MGIVDSGVDIHHPDLKHNIISPGKSLVPGVSSMVDEIGHGTMAAGSIAANGNITGVSPEVGIVPYKVFQGYSADSSWIIKGIIDAANDDMDIINLSLGTYKSLKNKEDRATYLSYMRAIDYANKKGSLLVASSGTDGYDLTTPKKLAEQMGLKNDLQLHMPGGLPNVVTVSATNLNDQLAYYSNYGTNVDIAAPAGDYGPNFADQQKVELEYMTITTHPTTLPQSELSQYMGFAHGYEFMIGTSLAVPKVSATAVLIIAEYQEKYGKKPSPHVIKRYLYGGTVQGNGTTRQLGNGIVNAKNSLDLVNKR; encoded by the coding sequence ATTGGAATCGTTGATAGTGGGGTAGATATTCATCACCCAGACCTTAAACACAATATCATCAGTCCAGGAAAATCCCTTGTCCCAGGCGTTTCCTCCATGGTAGATGAAATTGGTCATGGAACGATGGCAGCCGGATCGATAGCAGCTAATGGAAATATTACAGGGGTATCTCCAGAGGTCGGCATTGTCCCATACAAGGTATTTCAAGGATATTCCGCTGACTCCAGCTGGATCATTAAAGGCATTATTGATGCTGCCAACGATGATATGGACATCATTAACCTAAGCTTAGGAACGTACAAGTCGCTAAAAAATAAGGAAGACCGTGCAACCTATCTTTCCTATATGCGTGCCATTGATTATGCCAATAAAAAAGGAAGCTTGCTAGTAGCTTCATCTGGTACAGATGGATATGACTTAACAACCCCTAAGAAACTTGCTGAACAAATGGGATTGAAAAACGATCTTCAGCTTCATATGCCTGGTGGATTACCGAATGTAGTTACTGTATCCGCAACCAATCTGAATGATCAACTAGCCTACTATTCTAATTATGGAACCAATGTTGATATTGCAGCTCCGGCTGGAGACTATGGACCAAACTTTGCAGATCAACAGAAAGTAGAATTGGAATATATGACGATCACAACTCATCCTACTACACTACCGCAATCCGAACTTAGTCAATACATGGGATTTGCACATGGTTATGAATTTATGATTGGCACAAGCTTAGCAGTACCTAAAGTTTCAGCTACAGCAGTCCTAATCATAGCTGAATATCAAGAGAAATATGGGAAAAAGCCATCTCCACATGTAATTAAAAGATACCTTTATGGCGGAACTGTTCAAGGAAACGGAACCACAAGACAATTAGGAAATGGAATTGTAAATGCTAAAAACTCTTTAGATCTTGTAAATAAACGATAA
- a CDS encoding ABC transporter ATP-binding protein, which produces MAFEIQGLNKSFGNYQAVNNLNIKLEEGNILGMLGRNGAGKTTTIRMILDIIKPDSGSILWNGRPLSKKELLIGYLPEERGLYPKMNVVEQLVFLARLEGIPSKIAKKQALNWLERLEMTPYVKKKTEELSKGNQQKVQLISCLIHDPDFIILDEPFSGLDPVNAEMLKDVVKDLIKKRKTIIFCSHQMDSVETFCEEICIMKNGIKVLSGSLSEIKKSYGYRYLDVQSDEDLEPVLAQKDYRYKRNNQGYSIKLTKDQAPLKLIQEIDQLYGVRSLYLREPSLHQIFIEKTGAKI; this is translated from the coding sequence ATGGCCTTTGAAATCCAAGGATTAAATAAATCATTTGGAAATTATCAAGCTGTGAATAATTTAAATATTAAACTTGAAGAAGGAAATATTTTGGGAATGCTTGGACGAAATGGGGCTGGAAAAACCACAACCATTCGAATGATTCTAGATATTATTAAGCCGGATAGTGGCTCTATTCTCTGGAATGGGCGTCCATTGTCCAAAAAAGAGTTATTGATCGGCTATCTTCCCGAGGAAAGAGGCCTTTATCCAAAGATGAATGTCGTAGAACAATTGGTATTTCTAGCTAGATTAGAGGGTATTCCTTCAAAAATTGCGAAAAAACAGGCATTGAACTGGTTAGAAAGATTGGAAATGACCCCTTATGTTAAAAAGAAAACAGAAGAACTATCGAAGGGAAATCAACAGAAGGTTCAGCTAATTAGCTGCTTAATCCATGATCCGGATTTCATCATTTTAGATGAACCATTCAGTGGCTTAGACCCTGTAAACGCTGAAATGCTAAAGGATGTAGTCAAGGACCTAATAAAGAAGCGAAAAACAATCATATTTTGCAGTCATCAAATGGATAGTGTTGAGACCTTCTGCGAAGAAATATGCATCATGAAAAACGGAATCAAGGTATTGTCAGGATCCTTATCTGAAATCAAAAAAAGCTATGGATATCGTTATTTAGATGTACAGTCTGATGAAGATCTAGAGCCAGTTTTAGCCCAGAAAGATTATCGATACAAACGAAATAACCAGGGCTACTCCATTAAACTGACGAAAGATCAGGCACCTCTGAAGCTTATACAGGAAATTGATCAACTATATGGAGTACGAAGCCTTTACCTAAGGGAGCCTAGCCTACATCAAATATTCATCGAAAAAACGGGGGCGAAAATATGA
- a CDS encoding ABC transporter permease — translation MRSFGIILQQTYLQAIRSKPYVWITIVLIFIGAFILALPSIMEKFSDKEEAGNFVLITNDDFQMSQQQLDTFPSDHLFKLGDSSNVESYKEKIINNKLDGLFVLKNGANPSSIQLDYYMEKDDPLLVQNMKAFVQNFHFQQIITEKNIDQDVANMLSVQIEPTMQPLRDTDTHSFLMIYLLISIMFLAITTYGNNVATAITSEKSSRVMEVMITKISPVPMMFGKILGIGLASLTQLFIFFASTIMMARMEIFKIKEGSIADTLMNMLTVSYTLYFLLIFILGYFIYAALFAVIGSMASRPEELSSSTLPITIILMASLLVEMIFVIDHPEGLTAKITSYIPFTAPISLMVRIVNEVVSPLEIVLSIGSMLVSIALFSLLAAKIYPKGILKTDKRLTFGQLIKSH, via the coding sequence ATGAGAAGCTTTGGGATCATACTGCAACAGACCTATCTTCAAGCTATACGATCTAAGCCGTATGTATGGATAACCATTGTGTTGATTTTCATTGGAGCTTTCATCTTAGCTCTCCCAAGTATAATGGAGAAATTCTCAGACAAAGAGGAAGCTGGAAATTTTGTTTTAATTACGAATGATGATTTCCAAATGAGTCAGCAACAATTGGATACCTTCCCATCAGATCATCTCTTTAAACTGGGCGATAGCTCGAATGTTGAAAGTTATAAAGAAAAGATTATTAATAACAAACTTGATGGATTGTTTGTTTTAAAGAATGGAGCGAATCCATCATCCATCCAATTAGATTATTATATGGAAAAGGATGATCCTTTACTTGTTCAAAATATGAAAGCTTTTGTGCAAAATTTTCACTTCCAACAAATTATTACTGAGAAAAATATAGATCAGGACGTAGCAAATATGCTTTCGGTTCAAATTGAACCAACAATGCAGCCATTAAGGGATACAGACACCCATTCATTTCTTATGATTTATTTATTAATCAGTATAATGTTCTTGGCCATTACCACCTATGGAAATAATGTGGCAACAGCGATCACATCAGAGAAATCATCGAGGGTGATGGAAGTCATGATTACAAAAATCTCTCCAGTTCCGATGATGTTTGGAAAAATCCTCGGTATCGGTCTAGCAAGCTTGACACAGCTGTTCATATTCTTCGCCAGTACGATCATGATGGCGAGAATGGAAATTTTCAAAATTAAAGAAGGCAGTATTGCCGATACATTGATGAATATGCTGACTGTTTCTTATACCCTTTACTTTTTACTAATCTTTATCCTTGGCTACTTTATTTACGCAGCACTCTTTGCGGTCATTGGATCGATGGCAAGTCGGCCAGAAGAGTTATCCAGTAGTACATTACCGATTACCATTATTTTAATGGCAAGTTTATTAGTAGAAATGATCTTTGTTATAGATCATCCAGAAGGATTAACAGCGAAAATCACATCGTATATTCCATTTACAGCTCCCATTAGTTTAATGGTTAGAATCGTAAACGAGGTGGTTTCACCGTTAGAAATTGTGCTGTCGATCGGGTCCATGCTAGTGAGCATCGCACTCTTCTCCTTATTAGCAGCGAAAATCTACCCGAAAGGCATTCTCAAAACCGATAAGCGATTAACATTTGGTCAACTAATTAAAAGTCATTAG
- a CDS encoding S-layer homology domain-containing protein, whose protein sequence is MKKKAFYSIALATCLSVSPFAPAALAEEASGVKDASALDPQKNPALLITELVPNSANVNSKDGYEFIEIYNNSDQPVSLKDYTLLYRYPEGENRPDAEWAFTEDKTIPAQGTMVVWVKNGANTEMTLEDFNKHFQTNLSADQVTTVESDGMANDSSRTLVIADTYQNEISQAGYDKGNVQEDKGIQYKVSADQKSMEIIHSNQAATPGKLTPEQVPSKPVRQVEDTKAPVIEHTPVKAIQAGKDIRLTAKVTDETAVKNVKALYRFSPGSSAKEIELTASDSDPHTYHATIPKDDLIGQEFIYQILAYDGSNTVKTEEYQAAVEEQSYDAQKVPALLMTELVPDSTNIGKLDGYEFIEVYNNTNETVNLKDYKIRYRYPSEGPQGDLIWSPDQENLTLASGETMVFWIINAGNQDKTVEDFNKHYGVDLTENKQIVKVYSGGMANGGARGVAIATNTGKDISVGYYNDEGAKDDTAANKGIHYSFPQSPGDTVMKKYSSATADATPGAVSSIQVPSQKVNVPNDSEKPVFQDLTEANPVSEMNDMKLTFDIQDNQSVKTARLFYKSDLEADYHPVDLTENFDDQLYHHTIYSPSLIGKQSIEYFLVVSDGKNEIKTEPKTLKILQDEQQAGLKMNVEDQSLLNKTALIKAAHSQNYNQTKLLIDGKDVTEETFPALAEPAYFAFDVKKVNLYFKNGVTIGDETLHIFDDTIDTYKTKTVPVDPKYFEKGKDAVISIRSGTKVSPFDQESEENRDDFYVKNVRLVLKDGTVIYDPKFKNPEQELAVGDGSSATPVIDFSFEVPDDKFTAKAYQWDTTKVKEGEHTIEAVNGSDKAAADVIVDNSGPVITPSLKDGENYQGPFTINAEAEDPLSGVDQVTAELDGKEITLPLDTSSAQLAPGEHKLKVTAVDQVGNESSETVTFTVPEEKPHQPTAITPKDGATNVSASAKLKVKVSDPTKDDLDVAFMKGYQYKANEEQHIAIFQNNADREPPKELKPAGETKVIDTDKLAKADQQYVTTKSKDKFPYHRFEVTVDEEVDENDEIELNWEGKSLIGRKVSMYVWNYKADKWELTEWKVAEDDKNFTLRGSVKGADYAKDQKVQVMVQDELASTTQFDYSFIWMSDTQYYAESYPHIFKRMTKWAVEQKEALKIKYLFHTGDLVDEADQDYQWKHADEYMGYLDKGNIPYGVLAGNHDVGHKTGDYNQYGKYFGADRFQDKDYYGESYKNNRGHYDLISANGNDFIMLYMGWGVNDEDIAWINEVLAKYPERKAILNFHEYLLVSGNRSPIGDKVYNQVVLPNKNIIAVLSGHYHDSETLVDEIDDNKDGKPDRKVYQMLADYQGGPEGGQGFLRIMQVNPVENKIYMKTYSPYLDQYNYYDAKEYPGKDEFVIETDLTPKEKVVATDRFEANVYTDEKIGEQKGVKDQQTPEVTWNDLKSNKEHGWYVTVKDKHQGETRSDVWTFVTKDKVSSGNSSDHHGGGTTKPAEPSLPNDSGKVIEIKEENIERGPKQWTMDMTKEEAERLQFKLPKALLAKAAASKQPLNVRLSGGVEFTLTAAHLAYLESQAEDAVKIEAAQKKADDSGNAAAQFRSAVVDLAISADNQKELTLPEPVQLKLKVNGPIQAEQTTGAYYNERQKKWEYAGGYLQGEHWIIPARHLSAFTVLSNNKQFKDTKSHWAQAEIHSLASKLVTSGKTEELFAPEQKLTRAEFAVLLVRAMQIPTKEYEGIFKDVPAKKDWAAAQIEAAYRAGIVLGKEGERFDPDANITREQMAAMIVRAIHHQKPGMLDSLPLDSAFKDERRINSYAKKAVKQAAKLGIIQGRKSGKFDPKHETTRAETAVMLYRMLNKLTEE, encoded by the coding sequence ATGAAGAAGAAAGCCTTTTATTCTATTGCTTTAGCTACCTGTCTCTCCGTTTCACCGTTCGCTCCGGCTGCATTAGCTGAAGAAGCGAGCGGCGTTAAAGATGCTTCTGCTTTGGATCCGCAGAAAAACCCGGCTCTGCTCATTACCGAGCTTGTTCCCAACTCTGCTAATGTGAACAGTAAAGACGGTTATGAGTTTATTGAAATCTATAACAATAGTGATCAGCCGGTATCACTGAAGGATTACACATTGCTTTACCGTTATCCGGAAGGGGAGAATCGGCCGGATGCGGAATGGGCATTTACCGAAGACAAAACGATTCCCGCTCAAGGAACCATGGTAGTCTGGGTGAAGAATGGCGCCAATACAGAAATGACACTGGAAGACTTCAATAAGCACTTTCAGACGAATTTGAGCGCCGATCAAGTGACAACAGTGGAATCAGATGGCATGGCCAACGATTCTTCGCGCACGCTTGTGATCGCTGATACATATCAAAATGAAATTTCCCAAGCCGGTTATGACAAAGGAAACGTCCAGGAGGATAAGGGGATTCAGTATAAAGTGAGCGCCGATCAGAAGAGTATGGAAATCATTCATTCCAATCAGGCGGCCACACCGGGAAAGCTCACCCCCGAACAAGTGCCGAGCAAGCCGGTGCGCCAAGTAGAAGACACGAAAGCGCCGGTTATTGAACACACGCCTGTCAAAGCCATTCAAGCAGGGAAGGATATCCGGCTAACGGCTAAGGTGACGGATGAAACAGCTGTCAAAAACGTCAAAGCCCTCTACCGCTTCAGCCCCGGCAGTTCGGCAAAAGAAATCGAATTGACGGCTTCTGACAGTGACCCGCATACATATCATGCAACGATTCCGAAAGACGATCTCATAGGCCAAGAATTCATTTATCAAATTCTGGCATATGACGGCAGCAATACGGTTAAAACAGAAGAATATCAAGCGGCCGTAGAGGAGCAATCCTATGATGCCCAGAAAGTGCCGGCGCTCTTGATGACGGAGCTGGTGCCTGATTCGACAAACATCGGGAAATTAGACGGCTATGAATTTATCGAAGTGTACAATAACACGAATGAAACCGTCAATCTGAAGGATTATAAGATTCGCTACCGCTATCCGTCAGAGGGACCCCAAGGGGATTTAATATGGAGTCCCGATCAAGAGAATCTCACACTTGCTTCAGGCGAAACGATGGTTTTCTGGATCATCAATGCCGGCAATCAAGATAAAACGGTAGAAGATTTTAACAAGCATTACGGCGTGGATTTAACAGAGAACAAACAAATTGTCAAAGTCTATTCCGGGGGCATGGCGAACGGCGGAGCACGGGGTGTGGCGATTGCCACCAATACAGGAAAAGATATTTCGGTAGGCTATTACAACGATGAAGGAGCGAAGGATGATACGGCGGCGAATAAAGGAATCCATTATTCATTTCCGCAATCACCCGGTGACACCGTGATGAAGAAATATAGCAGCGCTACTGCGGACGCTACACCGGGAGCGGTTTCCAGCATTCAGGTGCCTTCGCAAAAAGTCAACGTGCCGAACGACTCAGAAAAGCCTGTTTTTCAGGATTTAACAGAGGCCAATCCTGTATCTGAGATGAACGACATGAAGCTGACCTTTGATATTCAAGATAATCAGTCGGTCAAAACGGCTCGGTTATTCTACAAAAGCGATTTGGAAGCGGATTATCATCCCGTTGATTTGACAGAAAACTTTGATGATCAATTATACCATCATACGATTTATTCGCCGAGCCTGATCGGCAAGCAGTCGATTGAGTATTTTCTTGTTGTGTCAGACGGCAAAAATGAAATCAAAACGGAGCCTAAAACGCTGAAGATTTTACAGGATGAGCAGCAAGCAGGTCTGAAGATGAATGTGGAAGACCAATCGTTATTGAATAAGACCGCTTTAATAAAGGCAGCTCACTCGCAAAATTATAATCAAACCAAACTGCTGATTGATGGAAAAGATGTAACAGAAGAGACGTTTCCAGCATTGGCGGAGCCCGCCTATTTCGCCTTTGATGTGAAAAAGGTCAATCTTTATTTTAAAAACGGCGTCACCATCGGCGATGAAACCCTGCATATTTTTGATGATACGATCGACACATATAAGACGAAAACAGTTCCCGTCGATCCGAAGTATTTTGAAAAAGGCAAAGACGCCGTTATTTCCATCCGTTCAGGAACGAAAGTATCTCCTTTCGATCAAGAGTCAGAAGAGAACAGAGATGACTTTTACGTTAAGAATGTCCGCCTTGTTCTAAAAGATGGAACCGTTATTTACGATCCGAAATTCAAAAATCCCGAACAAGAGCTGGCGGTAGGAGATGGTTCATCCGCCACCCCGGTGATTGATTTCTCCTTTGAAGTCCCGGATGACAAATTTACAGCGAAAGCCTATCAATGGGACACAACGAAAGTGAAAGAAGGAGAGCACACCATTGAAGCAGTCAACGGTTCGGACAAAGCTGCCGCGGATGTAATAGTGGACAACAGCGGTCCGGTCATTACGCCTTCACTGAAGGATGGAGAGAATTATCAAGGTCCTTTCACAATCAATGCGGAAGCAGAAGATCCTTTATCCGGCGTTGATCAAGTAACAGCTGAGCTGGACGGCAAGGAAATTACTTTGCCGCTGGATACATCGTCTGCCCAGCTGGCCCCAGGGGAGCATAAGCTCAAGGTGACAGCCGTTGACCAGGTCGGAAATGAATCATCCGAAACTGTGACATTCACCGTTCCGGAAGAAAAGCCGCATCAGCCGACAGCGATCACGCCGAAGGATGGAGCGACCAATGTATCCGCCTCTGCGAAGCTGAAAGTCAAGGTATCTGATCCGACAAAGGATGATCTGGATGTGGCCTTTATGAAAGGCTACCAATACAAAGCCAATGAAGAGCAGCATATTGCGATTTTCCAAAACAACGCCGATCGTGAGCCTCCAAAAGAACTGAAACCGGCTGGCGAAACGAAGGTGATAGACACTGATAAGCTAGCAAAGGCTGATCAGCAGTATGTCACGACGAAATCAAAGGACAAGTTCCCTTATCACCGCTTTGAAGTGACTGTGGATGAGGAAGTGGACGAGAACGACGAAATAGAGCTTAATTGGGAAGGAAAGTCACTCATTGGACGCAAAGTCTCCATGTATGTGTGGAACTATAAAGCTGATAAATGGGAACTGACCGAATGGAAGGTGGCGGAAGACGACAAGAACTTTACACTGCGCGGTTCTGTCAAAGGCGCCGACTATGCGAAGGATCAAAAAGTGCAAGTGATGGTGCAGGACGAATTGGCATCCACCACGCAATTTGATTATTCCTTTATTTGGATGTCCGATACGCAATATTACGCTGAAAGCTATCCGCATATTTTTAAGCGCATGACCAAGTGGGCGGTAGAGCAGAAAGAGGCTTTGAAGATTAAATATTTATTCCATACCGGTGATCTTGTTGATGAGGCGGATCAGGATTATCAATGGAAGCACGCCGATGAATATATGGGCTACTTGGATAAGGGAAATATCCCGTACGGCGTCTTGGCGGGCAACCATGATGTCGGCCATAAAACAGGCGATTATAACCAATATGGGAAATACTTCGGAGCAGACCGCTTTCAAGACAAGGACTATTATGGAGAATCCTATAAAAACAACCGCGGGCACTATGATCTCATCAGCGCGAACGGCAATGATTTTATCATGCTGTATATGGGCTGGGGAGTCAATGATGAGGACATTGCCTGGATCAATGAGGTGCTCGCTAAATATCCGGAAAGAAAAGCGATTTTAAACTTTCACGAGTACTTGCTTGTGTCCGGAAACCGCAGTCCGATTGGCGATAAAGTATACAATCAAGTCGTCCTGCCTAATAAAAACATCATTGCTGTTTTATCCGGCCATTATCATGACAGTGAAACATTAGTGGATGAAATAGATGACAACAAGGACGGCAAGCCAGACAGAAAAGTATATCAAATGCTGGCTGATTACCAAGGCGGTCCGGAAGGCGGTCAAGGCTTCTTGCGCATTATGCAAGTGAACCCGGTGGAGAACAAGATCTATATGAAGACCTACTCTCCGTATCTGGATCAATATAATTATTACGATGCGAAGGAATATCCGGGCAAGGACGAGTTTGTGATTGAAACAGACTTAACGCCGAAGGAAAAGGTCGTCGCAACTGATCGATTTGAAGCCAATGTCTACACGGATGAAAAAATTGGCGAGCAAAAGGGTGTGAAAGATCAGCAAACGCCTGAAGTGACTTGGAACGATCTTAAAAGCAATAAAGAACACGGCTGGTACGTCACCGTCAAGGATAAGCATCAAGGGGAGACCCGCTCGGATGTTTGGACTTTCGTAACGAAGGACAAAGTATCAAGCGGCAACAGCAGTGATCATCATGGAGGCGGCACGACGAAGCCTGCCGAACCATCGCTGCCGAACGATTCGGGGAAAGTCATCGAGATTAAAGAAGAGAATATTGAGCGCGGTCCGAAGCAATGGACGATGGATATGACGAAGGAGGAAGCGGAGCGCCTGCAGTTTAAGCTGCCAAAAGCACTGCTGGCAAAAGCAGCCGCAAGCAAGCAGCCGCTGAATGTGCGTCTATCCGGAGGAGTGGAATTCACATTAACCGCTGCCCATCTTGCTTATTTGGAGTCGCAAGCGGAAGATGCGGTGAAGATAGAAGCAGCGCAGAAGAAAGCGGATGATTCAGGAAATGCTGCCGCCCAATTCCGTTCAGCTGTTGTCGACCTAGCTATTTCAGCGGACAATCAGAAGGAGCTGACCCTTCCGGAGCCCGTGCAATTGAAGCTGAAGGTGAATGGCCCAATTCAAGCGGAACAAACAACAGGCGCTTATTACAATGAACGGCAGAAGAAATGGGAGTACGCTGGCGGCTATTTGCAAGGTGAGCATTGGATCATCCCGGCGAGACACCTATCGGCTTTCACCGTGCTGTCGAACAATAAGCAGTTTAAGGACACGAAAAGCCACTGGGCTCAAGCTGAAATTCATTCGCTTGCTTCTAAATTAGTGACAAGCGGGAAAACAGAGGAATTATTCGCGCCGGAACAAAAGCTGACCCGGGCAGAGTTTGCCGTTCTGCTAGTAAGAGCGATGCAAATCCCGACGAAAGAATATGAAGGCATCTTTAAGGACGTGCCTGCGAAAAAGGATTGGGCCGCTGCGCAGATTGAAGCAGCATACCGCGCCGGCATCGTCCTTGGGAAAGAAGGGGAACGCTTTGATCCCGACGCCAACATTACACGCGAGCAAATGGCGGCGATGATCGTCCGCGCCATCCATCATCAAAAGCCGGGAATGCTGGATTCCCTGCCGCTCGACTCAGCTTTCAAAGACGAGCGCCGCATCAACAGCTACGCCAAGAAAGCAGTGAAACAAGCGGCCAAGCTCGGCATCATCCAAGGGCGCAAAAGCGGAAAATTCGATCCGAAACACGAAACAACAAGAGCTGAAACAGCCGTTATGCTGTATCGCATGTTAAACAAGCTGACAGAAGAATGA
- a CDS encoding late competence development ComFB family protein, producing the protein MAVKNVMEDIVKEVIEEHLDHLHLSCRCERCLDDVLALSLNHLPAKYVVNDSRSPYIKAMYMVHTQEHANILTTITRASAKVSQNMHCQNQTDAEQ; encoded by the coding sequence ATGGCTGTAAAAAATGTTATGGAAGATATTGTGAAAGAAGTGATTGAGGAGCATTTGGACCACTTGCATCTGTCCTGCAGATGTGAACGCTGCTTAGATGATGTATTGGCGCTTTCATTGAACCATCTTCCGGCGAAGTATGTCGTAAATGACAGCAGAAGCCCCTACATTAAAGCAATGTATATGGTGCACACCCAGGAGCATGCCAACATTTTAACCACCATCACCCGCGCCAGTGCCAAAGTCTCGCAAAATATGCACTGTCAAAATCAAACCGATGCAGAACAATGA
- a CDS encoding aspartate kinase produces MKVCKFGGTSVASAEQIKKVAAIIKQDASRKIVVVSAPGKRSDDDVKVTDLLICLAEAALAQEKVDRELAAVVNRYAEIAAGLGLDHQIVQVIESDLRDRLTHSRENRDLFVDQLKASGEDNNAKLIAAYFSSVGLEAEYVNPKEAGLVVSDEPGRARALPEAYENLSHLRGKKGIVVFPGFFGYTPDGVMMTFARGGSDITGSILAAAVEAELYENFTDVDSVYAANPKVVDRPAEIKRMTYREMRELSYAGFSVFHDEALMPAFRHSVPVCIKNTNNPSAEGTLIVAEREYSNSPVSGIAADGGFSTIYVRKYLMNRELGFGRRLLQILEDEHISFEHTPSGIDDLSVIVRSHQLTPEKEARIISRCRKELLVDDVHIEHHFAMVVLVGEGMHNTLGLSARATAAISRVGANIEMINQGSSEVSLVFGIHEEDTEKVLKELYKEFFSSSAVVEA; encoded by the coding sequence ATGAAGGTATGTAAGTTTGGGGGAACATCAGTAGCAAGCGCTGAGCAGATCAAAAAAGTTGCCGCGATCATTAAGCAGGATGCTTCACGAAAAATCGTGGTCGTTTCCGCGCCGGGAAAACGTTCGGACGATGATGTGAAAGTGACAGATTTACTCATTTGCCTGGCCGAGGCTGCTCTGGCGCAAGAGAAAGTCGATAGGGAGCTTGCAGCAGTCGTAAACCGTTATGCAGAAATCGCTGCCGGGCTCGGGCTGGATCATCAAATTGTGCAAGTGATCGAAAGCGATCTTCGTGACCGTCTCACCCACAGCCGCGAGAACCGCGACTTGTTTGTCGATCAATTAAAAGCAAGCGGGGAGGACAACAATGCTAAATTGATCGCGGCCTATTTTTCAAGCGTCGGCTTGGAGGCGGAGTATGTCAATCCAAAGGAAGCCGGATTGGTGGTGAGTGATGAGCCTGGCCGCGCCCGTGCCTTGCCGGAGGCTTATGAAAATTTAAGCCATCTGCGCGGAAAAAAAGGCATTGTCGTGTTTCCCGGATTTTTCGGCTATACGCCAGATGGGGTGATGATGACGTTTGCTCGCGGGGGATCAGATATTACCGGGTCCATTCTTGCGGCGGCTGTGGAAGCGGAGTTATATGAGAACTTCACGGATGTGGATTCCGTTTATGCGGCCAATCCAAAGGTAGTGGATCGCCCCGCCGAAATTAAACGGATGACCTATCGGGAAATGCGCGAGCTATCATACGCTGGATTCTCTGTCTTCCACGATGAAGCCCTCATGCCAGCATTCCGGCATTCTGTGCCTGTATGCATTAAAAATACCAATAACCCGTCAGCAGAAGGAACGCTGATCGTGGCGGAGCGTGAATATTCCAATAGCCCGGTGAGCGGCATTGCGGCGGATGGAGGCTTTTCGACCATTTATGTCAGAAAGTACTTAATGAACCGAGAGCTTGGCTTTGGCCGCCGCCTGCTGCAAATTTTAGAGGATGAGCATATTTCTTTCGAACACACTCCGTCCGGCATTGACGATTTATCGGTGATCGTGCGCAGCCATCAGCTCACTCCTGAGAAAGAAGCACGGATTATTTCCAGATGCCGCAAAGAATTATTAGTGGATGATGTACATATTGAGCATCACTTTGCGATGGTTGTACTTGTGGGGGAAGGTATGCATAATACACTGGGATTATCAGCGAGAGCTACGGCAGCTATCTCGCGCGTGGGCGCCAATATCGAAATGATTAACCAAGGCTCCTCCGAAGTCAGCTTAGTCTTTGGGATTCATGAAGAAGACACCGAAAAAGTATTAAAAGAGCTTTATAAGGAATTTTTCAGTTCCTCCGCAGTGGTCGAAGCTTAA